The window TGAATTCTATTGTTTGGAGTAAATGAGAAATGAATTGGATGTGTTATTTAATAGTACGATAGCTGATTATGAAGGTGAGTTTTGATCTTTTACGTGGACCATTACTAAATAAAGTGGCTATTCTTGCAAAGCACATCAGTTTTGATGTTGATTCAAAATATTTTTGCATCTCACTTGTATATATGAACAGGATAGAACTACATGGAATTCTGTTGTTTATAATAATTGAAAAGTGAATTGGATGTGTTATTTAATAATACTAATGTTGATTGTAAAGGTGAATTTGTATATTTGGTTGTATTTTGCAGACATGTATGGCAGCACAAGATCTTATTGTTGCACCTCTATGCACACCTGGGCGCCCTTTCATTGGCTTATGAATGGTAATTGACAAGTAGTTGCATTATTAGATCAAATTATTTCTCACATTTGATCTCACTGTTTAGCAGTTTAATTTCAGTTTGGATTTAAACTCTCTGAATGTGTCTCCTGTTTAGGTATAAAACTCTGGATGTGAAGAACATATTGATGGAAACTGTTTCACACCACATATTTGACCATATGTTGCTATCTCCACTCTGGGGTGATTTGAGCAATCTACTAAAAGATTATCTTAGGTTTATGGATGACCACTTCAGGGAATCTGCAGACCTTACGTTTCTTGCATATCGTCATAGGAATTACTCAAAGGTATGTGGATTATCTCTGGGTGCTGGGCTGGATGAATGCATGTGTGAATGTGATTGGCTTGAAGATGctgcaaataactcttttagcATGTTCTTGAGTGTATTTGAAACTCAATATAACCATTTGATGAATAAAGTCGTTTTCATTGACTAGTTTGGGATGAACAGCATGTTTACTTTTGTCATGGAACCATTTGAACCAAAAGCTTAAGctaatagttaaaggtccacttcatattaatatctgacacacccccacacgccaATGCCCACTAGGCTTGAAGtgtgcacaacacaggcccatattaccatgtcctgcaattaaaatcaacaaatggggctgccagGAATCGAATCCTAGACCACTTGGTCAAgctagctctgataccatgtcatgaaaccgtttgaactaaaaacttaagctaatagttaaaggtcacttcatattaatatctgacaacTTTATTCACCTTTTTAACTGCCAAAAACAATTTCttgtatttttaattcttttttgtGGGAATGTCTATATTTGGAGGCAACATAGTATCTAGATGAGATTATTTTTTCTTGTGACTATATGTTGAAGAAAAATTGTGGTGTGTTATATGCCAGGTCATTGagttcgtgcaatttaaagagCGGTTGCAGCAATCTAACCAATATTTAGTTGCAAGGGTTGAAACATCAATTCTTCAGCTAAAGCAGAAAGCTGATAAcattgaagaagaagaggtgTTTATCTTCTTAGCATTTCTTTTTATACCTTTCTAATGCTAATTGCTTATATGTGCTTACATGTAATGACTGATAGCAATAACTTGTATTTTAGGGTGTTCTTGAAGGTTTGAATTGTGGGATTCACTTTGTCGAGCTCTCTAATGAGATCAAATCCAAAAATCTGAACTTCAATGAAGATTTTCAGACACGGCCTTGGTGGACTCCAATTCCAGAAAAAAATTATCTTTTGGGTTAGCATACAATGCACCTTATTTTCAATTACAGTTTTGTTGAACTCTTGTGGCAGAAAGTTTTGGACAACATAGTGCATCTTGATATTGGAATAGTGCATTGTGATTAGTCTTCTCACTTATAGGAACAACATTGGCATAAGATGCTACTTATTAGGTTATATTAATTGTGGCCCTATCTCACAACTGCTAGTACGGCTGTAATCTACTCGAGCTTTGACCGACTCATGCTCGGCTCGGCAGAAAATGGACGAGTTCGAGCTCAACATCCTATTCGACCTcagttcattaagaaaattatgaGCAGctcgtttatttattcacgagtTTTGCTCGCGAGCAACTCGTTAAATCTGTTCATGAACTTCGCTCGTTAACTATATTCATAAGCTACGCAGTTTTGGAACCTAAAAAACTAAAGTTTCACACACAACTACGTAACCTTTCCCCCTTTGTAGAAATATTGTTATTAAAAAGATAATTGAACTGAGCTTGTTCACGAGCCTgctcatgaacattataatcgagcttgttcatgaacctataaccgAGTCTTGTGAGCTTTTGAGCTGAGTTTCTCCTTGCTCAAGCTCGGGTCGTTTACGAATCGAGCCTCAAAATCGAGCTTAAGCTTGGCTCGTTTGTAACTCAAGACGAACACGGTCGAGCTTTTATTGATCCAAACGAGCGGCTtgactcatttacagccctaaccGTAGCTTCTACGCCTGTACTATAATtactaataatattattaattaatttgatcaaGATAAAGTTTGAGTCAAAGCTATTTAGTCCAAATATTTGAAAAACTTGAAAGAATTTTCAGTTGATGAGGACAAACTTTAATATGTAAGCCTTTCGGATCCAGTTAAGATCTCAAATCCATTGATCCACGTGTCGAGGTCCATGGTAGTAGTTGGCTCATAATAACCAAAACACAACCACTGATTTGCTAGTTTGATGTCATAATAGATAGATATATAGTCGACTTCTTATTTCTTATTTATTGTTTTAGTAAGTTCAATTGGATTGTCCTAATTTTCTACAGTTTGTTGTCTAAGTATTACATTTACTAGCATTGGAGTTTATTGGTGGCTTGCACTTTGATCTTCTCCTCAACTTCATTAATGGTATTTCTTTATTATAGGTCCCTTCGAAGGAATCTCATATTGTCCTAAAGACATGGTAAGGATCTCTTCTCCATTTACATCTGCATACATTTTGTttataaagatttttttttttttaaatcgcGTTTTGTGGCTCTCTCAACGAAAATATAGATGAAAGAAAGGCAAGAGAATGTTCGGAGGGGTATTGAACGGAAATCCCTACTTCCTCGTTTGGTCTATTTGTCTATTCAAAGTGCTTCCGTATCACATAAAGATATTGCTGAAGTCAATGGGTTGATATCAGACCCTAAAATTTCCTCAGAGTTGAAGATTTTGCTTGAACGATATGCAAAGATGTTAGGGTCTTCTTTTACTGATGCCATAGAAGTTATCAAGGAAGTTTCTAGTGGTGTAAAATCTTGTGAGGTAAATATCAAGCTCTCTCTCCCTTACTTCcaaacatatgttattctttatttTTGCTAAATGTCAAATGGGCTAGATTGTTCATTATCATATGTAGATTTAGATGTATTCTGTGAGAGCCATCATCTTGGAAATTTTGGGAGGTTCATAGTCCTTGAAGTATGATAACTAGTTAGTCCTTCCATTtgcaaaaatatattataatgtCCTTATTTATCTCCGGCATGCTGTAAAGTCCTTCCATCGGTTTATTTGTAGTGTTTTGAAATTGGTGCGAATATAACTGAAAGTTTACATAAATGAAGTACTAGTTTATTTGTCAAACCTCAGGAACAGGaactaaatatttatttatctaaatcatttttatgagtttttaaaGGTAATTTTTGTATATTCACACAAAtttaatggtaaaattgcaAAGGAACTAACAGAAGGACCTTATGGTATGTGTATATTTACCTAGGAAGCACCGACACTTAGGAGGTTAACGTACTCCGACACTCTGGGGACACTGGTGGGACACGGCTTCTGAGTTAAATAAGTAGAATATAGgttttgtattattattattttataattttacaaaaaagAGGTGttgataatatattaaaaaaccaaacaaaaccctgataaaaaaatttcaaaatctaaAGAAAAGAATATAACAACCGCCCCCTTTTTGGTAATTTAAATAGTTTGAAGTATTAAATGTttctttttgatgaattaaCGACTTATTATGTGTGTTATTTGTGGTTTATAATGTCTTATGAATGTTATTGATGATCTATATATATTTGGGGTGTCCCTGCTGTACCCGTGTCtcacattttttaaaaatgccGTTTGCTGCACCGGTAGCCGTACGAGTACCCAGTACCCCTGTTGGTGCTTCCTAGATATTTACAAATGCAGGGGTTGATTAGTGTTACCTGAGGGACtaaataatttttaacttttaatttatgtCTTGCACTGGAATGATGTGTTTTCTGCATTGTTGCGACTGAGAGTGCAGATAACTGGACTTTGCTGGTTTTCTCCCCTAAGAAATTGCTACTCCCACAATTTTAACGCAGGCTTTTGGTTAATTCTTGCACTTGACACAGGCTTTTGGTTCAGACATGATCGACTGGCTTAACTTTTCAGTATTTCTGAACGCTTGGAACTTGAATACTCGTGAGCTCTCACAATCAGGCAGGGAGCAGTGTGGGCAAGGAATTTGGCACATGGTAGATACTTTGTTACGGAAGTGCATCACAGAGAAGGCTAGATCCATGGCATCTCTTGTCTGCTCACCAAGTCGTGATTTCCCGATTGTAGTGCAAATGGTTACAGAGCCATTGGCTTGGCATGGCATTGTACTTCAATCTTGTATCCGGTCATCACTCCCATccggaaagaagaagaagaaaggtgCACCTGCAGATCATTCTACATCTCTACTATCTAGTACAATTCGAGATTCAATTGAATCTTCCTGTGGTATAGTTGAAGAGGTTGCGCAGTCAGTAAGAGAACAGATAAAAAAACCCGAAGATGAAGTAGTAGAGACAATACTTTGCTCTGTTAGGAATAAAAAACAAGAGGAAGGACCCGGGCAAGTTTTCCAGATTCTAGAAAGCTTCATCACCAGCGTAGATGAGGTTGAACTTGGTGGTCGGATCTCCCAAGCTGTGAAATCCTGGAGTCCGGGTGATGTTGCAAGAAAGATGGGGAATAGTTCTAAAACAGTATTATCCACATTTGTTCATATATGCGAGTCGAAAATTAAGTTGTTGCAGACATTGAAACAGCAAATATCTCACATCTGAAGAGTggttaaattaaagttttatttcGTGTTCTTCGCCTTAAATGTCGTCTCTTCAGTTCAAATTTGGGAGCTGCTGCATCTGAAGAGTggttaaattaaagttttatttcGTGTTCTTCGCCTTAAATGTCTTCTCTTCAATTCAAATTTGGGAGCTGCTGCATCTGTAATGCTTTGATAAgcccgagagagagagagagagagagagagagagagagttaaggatacatatatatatagagtgaGCAATTTTCGATCTTTTAGTCCGGTTATGGAAATTTTGCATAATTTTTTTGCTTGAAATATTGATTTGTATGGatattctttcatttttcatAGTTTTTGTATTCTAGAACGGTTCTTTGAATTATAAAAGGTCCTATTGGTTTTGTGGTGATGTAATTTGCTTCAATGGAAACACATTGCTCAACTGTTGGGGGATTTCCATCCTGTTTTCATGGGGATTTCTTGtggatatttttaaaataatatatttatataagatCTTAAATGTTTATTTGTATATTcaggttttatttatttacttttgtattTGATAGATTAATTTATTacttatgtatttttttttctataattcTATGAATATTTTTTAGATTATATTTGTCTAATTGCATCAtacaggttttttttttttttactaaaaaaaatagtatttaCTTTTTGTAAAGGGGAGTGGTGATTTCCACAGATGGGGATGTGAACATTTTTTTTCATGGGGATGTGGATTGCTCGTATGGACAGAGATGATGATGGGGAAGTAATCCCTATTTCCACCCTGCCTTGTTTGAAACTAGATCTGTTCATGGGTATGGATACTAGTCCGGCTTATGTCCTTTGGACCCAAGCATGAACAAAGAAAATTGTCATTAGGTTCGGACCAGGCTTGTTAAAGCCTGCCCTCTCGTGTCCCTTGGATCCAAGCATGGATAAGAAAAAggtcaaatacataaatatcataattaagtacaaaattacaactaagtcatatcaccaaacttaattcttaatatgtcattattctctatatattatgattttataccgtaatttaaaaattctaaactctaattcataaatcataaaccctagtaaatatattctagacttctaatttataaattttaatttttaaaatatattaaaagtacttattttactagtttgatataatctaaaattatgacttgacatagttgtaaatagtttttaaaagatgaatttctatgtaattttgcCTAAGAAAAAATTGACATTAGGTTCGGACCAGACTCACTAAAGCCTGCATATTTTTTGGGCAAACTTGAGATTGATAAAAATAGTACAGATTGATACGTCTTatgaatattaattagtgaatttatatatttatttttaagtataatattattttctaaataaagaattatgtatatatatttcctCATTCCTTAGAATTTGTCAATTGCTAATTCCTAAGTCCTTTGATTTcatttttaacaaattatacTAATAAGTTTTTGCATTTCTAAGTATATTTCATGCTCTTTCTTTTTTACTTCAATAATTGTTAGGATTTTCTGctcaaattatttaaattttttttttacaaaattgctcttatataaataaattttgaaattcttAGTGAATTTATTTATCCTCTCCTAGATCCTAGTCACTATATGAgttgaaaatattttattaaaataagaaaaatatactCATATTACAGGTTTGAAATGAGATTAAAATGGTAAATTGAGTTTTGAGTGTCAAAtcgtttaagttttttttttatatatataaaaaggaaaggtttaattgaaaaaggattaaattataaaaaaaaggtgTAAATTGTTAATTTACTTATCACTTATAAACTTAAAATAGATGAAGAATTTAACCATAAATAAGTTCTAAAATGGTAGATTTCAGTAACATAAACAAAGGTAGATTTCATTATAGATTCGATTCCAAGTAGATAGTTAGATCTAATTAtatgggttaaatgcaccattggtcactgaacttaaatggttatctcaaaatggtcactcaacttcaatttgtctaaataaaatcattcaactttgagttttgtctcaattaagtcACTATAACGattttaatgattaaaaatcatcagaatgatgacataagtgatacgtcaatatgagacaactcatatttctaaccgaaatgacacatgacatccacatATGCGCCACATGGCTATCACttgtcaattatttttatgaaaaaaaactaaaatttagtttttttcttcCATAAAACTACCCGACATGCGGCTGTAACATTTCATTCTGGTCAGAGATTTGAGTTAACTCATGTTAACGTGTCATCCATGTTATTATTTCGATGCattttaaccactaaaatcgacagagtgacctaattgagataaaactcaaagttgagtgattttattgagacaaattaaagttgagtgaccattttaagaTAATCATGTAAATTCAGTGatcaatggtgcatttaacccctaATTATATAGAAAAAACACGCTTATAGCAGGTGGATGTTGGAACAGGAACTATCTGCCAAACCCAAATTAAGAATATACAAGATTGGAGGTGTCAATTATAGGATAGGTGTTTGTGTTTTTTATCTTGTCGTGCTTTTATAGTGTCAATTTCAAGCTACtgttaaaatgagtaaattcaaatccaatccaaacaaagaaaaatgtcaaaaaagaaTTTAGAATTTCTCCCTGTTGTGGAGCCACCCTATTCCTCGCCAAAATCCCCTGTTTCACCATCATCCCAAATCCCTCCGATTTCCCCTGCCTCAGCCAAACCCTCAACCGCGAACCTCAATTTCAATCCCGTTAGTCGCCATCGTCACTGCTCCCCTATCACCAAACTCCTATTCCCATCCTCCTCAACTGATACTCCCCTGTTTCCACCACCAAAACCCTAAATATTTTACGATTTCTCCGACCACCAGTTCAAAGTCCCCTTATTTTGCCTGTCCTCATAACAGTCACCCCTCAATCACAAAACCTAATAGTGGTCGCCTTAATCATAACCCTTAAACCATCGCCCTCCAGATAATTCCTAAACACATGGAGAAGCTACCAGAGGCAATATACGGTATAACCCTAGAAGATGAGGCTGCAGCAGGTCTAATTCTACAGAGCGACGACATAGCTCTCCCTCCCCGCCCGTCGTCATGGAGCCTCATAGGGTCGTTCGTTACAACGCGAAACATCAAGACCCAGTTTATGAAAAACGTCCTTGCCGATCTTTGGAGCCCTTCTAGAGGAATGTGCGTTATGGAACTTGGCCCTAATTCCTATCAATTTGAGTTTTACCACCCCCTTGAGCGGGACAGAGTTCTGAAGGGAGGGCCATGGACGTTTGAACAGCAACTTCTACTGTTAGCGCCAGTAGAGCAAAATCAGGATCCGAAATCAATCGAACTTCACAGTACGGACTTCTGGATACAGGTACATGATAT of the Euphorbia lathyris chromosome 7, ddEupLath1.1, whole genome shotgun sequence genome contains:
- the LOC136235442 gene encoding N-terminal acetyltransferase B complex auxiliary subunit NAA25 yields the protein MASKFGLAGGIPERRVRPIWDAIDSRQFKNALKLSASLLTKYPNSPYALALKALVMERMGKSDEALSICLNAKDLLYKNDAMLIDDLTLSTLQIVFQRLDHLDLATSCYEYACSKFSSNLELMMGLFNCYVREYSFVKQQQAAIKMYKLVGEERFLLWAVCSIQLQVLCGNGGDKLLLLAEGLLKKHVSSHSLHEPEALMVYISILEQQAKYGDALEILSGKLGSLLMIEVDKLRIQGRLLARSGDYASGANIYQKILELSPDDWECFLHYLGCLLEDDSSWSHGENGDPIHPLQSVECKVPHLADELFDSRLSVASALVQKLQANADDGYTRCPNLAILEIARRRHFCGKANDDEILEALMQYFYKFGHLACFASDVEVFLEVLTPDKRMEFVDKLMKTSNSFGPITIKVLGSSITIFRLKQLMGNISKPPIAELEGSVRQMVELYWKCLPLSKDLDPQESMHGEELLSMACNALVQLFWQTRNLGYLIEAIMVLEFGLTIRRHVWQHKILLLHLYAHLGALSLAYEWYKTLDVKNILMETVSHHIFDHMLLSPLWGDLSNLLKDYLRFMDDHFRESADLTFLAYRHRNYSKVIEFVQFKERLQQSNQYLVARVETSILQLKQKADNIEEEEGVLEGLNCGIHFVELSNEIKSKNLNFNEDFQTRPWWTPIPEKNYLLGPFEGISYCPKDMMKERQENVRRGIERKSLLPRLVYLSIQSASVSHKDIAEVNGLISDPKISSELKILLERYAKMLGSSFTDAIEVIKEVSSGVKSCEAFGSDMIDWLNFSVFLNAWNLNTRELSQSGREQCGQGIWHMVDTLLRKCITEKARSMASLVCSPSRDFPIVVQMVTEPLAWHGIVLQSCIRSSLPSGKKKKKGAPADHSTSLLSSTIRDSIESSCGIVEEVAQSVREQIKKPEDEVVETILCSVRNKKQEEGPGQVFQILESFITSVDEVELGGRISQAVKSWSPGDVARKMGNSSKTVLSTFVHICESKIKLLQTLKQQISHI